The Ziziphus jujuba cultivar Dongzao chromosome 7, ASM3175591v1 genome includes a region encoding these proteins:
- the LOC107423740 gene encoding BTB/POZ domain-containing protein POB1 produces MRDSNSDLFDPVLAMEASFSRGGASSDADFGFAFNDSNFSDRLLRIEIMGDMNETRPDSEACTSIADWARHRKRRREDIKKENVVDLSTVCPEEQILNCNQPDMDDCEGCENQDEDAVAMVEELPSGDEAANSNDSDWSMDFSTVLRVKQLHISSPILAAKSPFFYKLFSNGMRESEQRHVTLRINASEEAALMDLLNFMYSGTLSATAAPALLDVLMAADKFEVASCMRHCSRQLRNMSMTPESALLYLELPSSVLMADAVQPLTDAAKQYLATRYRDITKFQEEVMSLPLAGIEAILSSDDLQVASEDAVYDFVLKWVRQQYHKVEERREVLGSRLARFIRFPYMTCRKLKKVLTCNDFDQEVASKLVLEALFFKAEAPHRQRTLAAEGSISNRHFVERAYKYRPVKVVEFELPRQQCVVYLDLKREECANLFPSGRVYSQAFHLGGQGFFLSAHCNMDQQSSFHCFGLFLGMQEKGSVTFAVDYEFAARSKPMEDFVSKYKGNYTFTGGKAVGYRNLFAIPWTSFMADDSPYFINGVLHLRAELTIRH; encoded by the exons ATGAGGGATTCGAATTCGGATCTGTTTGACCCGGTTCTTGCAATGGAAGCGTCTTTTTCACGCGGTGGTGCGTCGTCCGACGCTGATTTCGGCTTCGCTTTCAACGATAGTAATTTCTCCGACCGCCTGCTTCGAATCGAGATCATGGGTGATATGAACGAAACCAGACCCGATTCAGAGGCCTGCACTAGCATCGCTGATTGGGCTCGTCACCGCAAGCGCAGAAGAGAGGATATCAAGAAGGAAAATG TTGTAGATCTATCAACAGTCTGCCCAGAGGAACAAATCTTGAATTGCAATCAGCCTGATATGGATGATTGCGAGGGCTGTGAAAATCAAGATGAGGATGCTGTTGCAATGGTTGAAGAATTACCTTCAG GTGATGAAGCTGCCAACAGCAATGACTCAGACTGGAGCATGGATTTTTCAACGGTTTTGAGAGTTAAACAATTGCACATCAGCTCTCCTATTTTGGCAGCCAAAAGTCCATTCTTCTATAAG CTTTTCTCAAATGGGATGAGGGAGTCAGAGCAGCGACATGTAACCTTGCGGATCAATGCATCAG AGGAAGCTGCACTCATGGATCTCCTGAATTTTATGTATAGTGGTACATTATCGGCAACAGCAGCACCTGCTCTGCTGGATGTGCTAATGGCTGCTGACAAATTTGAGGTTGCCTCATGCATGAGGCATTGCAGCCGCCAATTGCGAAATATGTCTATGACACCTGAGTCAGCATTGCTATACCTTGAGCTTCCTTCCAGTGTTTTGATGGCTGATGCAGTCCAGCCATTGACTGATGCAGCAAAGCAATATCTTGCCACTCGTTACAGGGACATAACTAA GTTTCAAGAAGAGGTTATGAGCTTACCCCTAGCAGGAATAGAGGCTATACTGTCGAGTGATGATCTCCAAGTTGCATCAGAGGACGCAGTCTATGACTTTGTTTTGAAGTGGGTCAGGCAGCAGTACCATAAAGTGGAGGAACGGCGAGAAGTATTGGGTTCCCGACTTGCACGTTTCATTCGCTTTCCGTACATGACATGTCGGAAGCTAAAGAAGGTTTTAACTTGTAATGATTTTGACCAAGAAGTTGCATCCAAACTTGTGCTTGAGGCCCTCTTTTTCAAGGCCGAAGCTCCACACCGACAGCGAACCTTGGCTGCCGAGGGTTCTATATCGAACCGTCACTTTGTGGAACGGGCTTACAAGTACCGTCCAGTTAAGGTTGTGGAATTCGAACTTCCTAGGCAGCAATGTGTTGTTTACCTGGATCTGAAGCGGGAAGAGTGTGCAAATTTATTCCCATCAGGACGGGTGTATTCTCAGGCATTCCACTTGGGTGGACAAGGGTTCTTCTTGTCAGCACATTGCAACATGGATCAGCAGAGTTCATTCCATTGTTTCGGGCTATTTCTGGGAATGCAAGAAAAGGGGTCAGTGACTTTCGCAGTGGACTATGAATTTGCAGCAAGATCAAAACCAATGGAAGATTTTGTGAGCAAATACAAGGGCAACTACACATTTACTGGGGGGAAGGCTGTTGGTTATAGAAACTTATTTGCCATACCATGGACTTCCTTCATGGCCGATGATAGTCCTTACTTTATAAATGGGGTCCTCCACCTAAGAGCAGAGCTTACCATCAGGCACTGA
- the LOC107423742 gene encoding eukaryotic translation initiation factor 1A, whose protein sequence is MPKNKGKGGKNRKRGKNEADDEKRELVFKEDGQEYAQVNRMLGNGRCEAMCIDGTKRLCHIRGKMHKKVWIAAGDIILVGLRDYQDDKADVILKYMPDEARLLKAYGELPDSTRLNEGIAAGLDEEDDGGADDYIEFEDEDIDKI, encoded by the coding sequence atgCCGAAGAACAAGGGAAAGGGAGGCAAGAATCGGAAAAGGGGAAAGAACGAGGCAGACGACGAGAAGCGAGAGCTGGTATTCAAGGAGGATGGCCAAGAGTACGCCCAGGTCAACCGCATGCTCGGTAACGGTCGCTGCGAAGCCATGTGCATCGACGGTACCAAGCGCCTCTGCCACATCCGAGGCAAGATGCACAAGAAGGTCTGGATCGCCGCCGGCGACATCATCCTCGTTGGCCTCAGGGATTACCAGGACGACAAGGCTGACGTCATCCTTAAGTACATGCCCGACGAGGCCAGGCTCTTGAAGGCCTACGGCGAATTGCCCGATAGCACCAGGCTCAATGAGGGCATCGCTGCTGGCTTGGATGAGGAAGACGATGGCGGTGCCGATGATTACATCGAGTTCGAGGACGAGGACATCGATAAGATATAG
- the LOC107423741 gene encoding protein CURVATURE THYLAKOID 1A, chloroplastic: MAATAAYAAASTVLIPRLSTTTRPTRCSALPLLPPRVSSQSSFPIKQISESRRSSLLQIRASSEETSVDAGELFTDLKEKWDALENKSTVILYGGGAIVALWLSSILVGAINSVPLLPKIMELVGLGYTGWFVYRYLLFKSSRKELATDIEALKKKIAGAE, translated from the exons atggcagcaACGGCGGCGTATGCGGCGGCCTCCACCGTGTTGATTCCTCGACTCTCCACCACTACCAGACCCACCCGCTGCTCCGCCTTGCCTCTCCTCCCTCCTCGCGTCTCTTCTCAATCATCTTTCCCCATTAAACAAATTTCAG AGTCCCGCAGGTCTTCGCTGCTTCAGATTAGAGCCTCTTCGGAAGAGACTTCTGTTGATGCTGGAGAGCTTTTCACAGATTTGAAGGAGAAG TGGGATGCACTTGAAAACAAGTCCACTGTAATTCTTTACGGAGGTGGGGCAATTGTAGCTCTCTGGCTATCTTCAATACTTGTTGGTGCCATCAACTCAGTGCCTCTG CTTCCAAAAATCATGGAGTTGGTAGGGCTAGGATATACAGGATGGTTTGTCTATCGTTACCTACTCTTCAAG tCAAGCAGAAAAGAACTAGCAACAGACATTGAAGCCTTGAAGAAGAAGATTGCCGGAGCCGAGTAG